The DNA window GGCCTCGACCGCCTTCACCGCCGTACCACCGTGCGCAGGGCGTCGAGCCGGGCGACCGTGGTGTCGATCCAGTGCAGGTCGGCCTCCAGGTGGAACAGGCCGTGGTCGGCCAGCATGGCGTCGACCAGGTCGCCGCCGCGCCTGATGTCGGTGAGTTCCTTCATCCGCCGCAGGTGCGCGGCGCGCTGCCGGTCGAGGTACTCCTCGGCGGGGCGGCCGAGCATCAGCGCCAGCACGACCTTGGTGAACAGCACCGTCTGCAGGTTGGGCTCGGCCTCGACCGGCTCGGTGAGCCAGGACTCGACTTCGGTGGCGCCACGGTCGGTGATGACGTAGCGCTTACGCTCGGGGCCGACGCCCGGCTCGACCTCGCCGATCACGATCTTGCCGTCGCGGGCGAGCCGGCCGAGGGTCGCGTAGACCTGGCCGAACGGCAGCGGCTTGCCGCGGCTGAAGAAGGTGTCGTAGTCGCGCTTGAGGTCGTAGCCGTGGCTGGGCTCGCGTTCGAGCAGGCCGAGGAGGGTCATGGGAACGCTCATGGCGACACCGCACCCCGAGCGTATACCTCGCGTATATACCTCGCGCGTGTACTCGGTCTCGGCGGCGATCCGCCGCGACGTTCACCAACCGTGCGGGCCGGCCAGCCAGCGGTCCAGGGCCTCCGGGGAGTCGAACAGCAGCACCGGCGGCCCGGACGGATCGCGCTGCCAGGCCCGCATCCGCCGCCGGGCCCGGCCGAACGCGGTGACGTGCCACACCAGGATCGAGTCCCGGGACAGCACGCTGCCCAGCGACTCACGGTTGCCGTTGCAGATCTCCTCGCCCGTCGCCAACCGGCGCAGCGTGCGGCGCAGCAGCCGCCGGAAGGAGCACCACCGCGGGTAGTCCAGGCCGATCACCAGGTCGGCGCGCGCCAGCGGCACGTCCCGCCAGCCGTGGTACGTCCCGTCGAGGATCCACCGGTCCCGTCGGCAGATCTCCTCGATCCGGCTGCGTTGCTGCGCGACCGGCACCTCCACCCAGCCCGGCTGCCAGAGCAGGTCGTCGACCGGATACCAGGGCACGCCCAGGCGCTCGGCCAGCCGCGCGGCGAGGGTGGACTTGCCCGCGCCGTGCACCCCGTCGACGAGGATGCGGGACGGTGCGCTCATCGGCGGCAGCGTACGTCGCCGACGCAACTGCCGCCTCTGTGGTCGGCACCCTACGACCATCCGAGCAGGGTGTCCACCCCCTAGACGCTCGGGAGTACGCGGGCCAGGGCCGCTCGGCGTTCGCCCTCAAGCACCGGCACCGTGCTCTTCGAGGTGCGCGGCCAGCAGGACGACCTGGGCCAGAAGCAGCACGGCATGCTCGTGCAGAGTGTGCAGACCGGCGTGGAGTCGCTGCTCAGCGGCCTGGCCGACGGCACCGTCGACCGGGTCGACGGCGACAACTTCTTCGACCTGCCCGACTACGGCTGGGACACCACGAACGACTGAGCACCGACGGGGCAGTTGCGGGGACAGCCTGTTCCCGCGGCTGCTTCGTTCCCGCCCCGGCCGCGTGTCGCCAATCCGTCGTTGTCCCCCCGCGGGCCCGGCCGTAGCGTCGCGACCACAGATCGATGCCGCGCGGAAGGGCTTCCCCCGTGACCGAACTCGTCGCTCCGCAGCTCGTCGTCAACAGCCGGATGATCTACTTCGGCTGGGTGCCGGCCGACCCCGACGCCGTGGCCGCCCTGGTGCCCGAAGGGCTCGAGCCGGCGCCGAACCGCCAGGTCTTCATGAACCAGTACGTCGTCGACGACGCGGGGCAGACCTCCGGCTTCGGCGCGTACTCCCTCACCTACATCGGGCCGGACCTGTCCGGGGTCGACGCCCCCGACGGGGTCACCCCCGGCCGCTGGTGGACGCACTACTTCAACTCCAGTCCGGTGGTTCGCGAGTACGCCCTCGCGCGGGGCGTGCCGGCCACCGTGGGAACCACCACCATCGAGGTGCGGGGTCACCGCCTGGTCGCCACCACCGAGGCGGACGGCGTACCCGTGATCAGGACGACGGCCCGCGTCGGCCGCACCGGCGACGCCGTCAACCGGGGGCAACTGCGGTACCTCACCAGGCTGGACGGCAGGCTGCTCAGCGGCAACTATCCGTTCGTGGCGGAGCCGGTCGACCCCTTCGAGGTCGAGTCGCTGGAGTTCCTGGCACCCGACCACCCGGTGTACGCGCTGCGCCCGGCCGCGCCGCTACAGGTCGCCTGGGGCTTCTACTCGCCGCGTTCGTCGTTCGCCTACCCCGGTGGCGAGTCGGTCCTCGACTGATTCCGTCCCGGCGAAACCCGCCGGAACCTGGCCTTCTCGTGGACTGCCAGGCCCCGGCGGGCCCCCGGAGCCAGCGGTCACGCGTTGTTGCCGCCCTGGTCGTGCGGGACGGTGACGGTGACCGTGCAGCCGACCGGTCGGCCGATCTCGTCGTGGCCGCCGTACGTCAGGCGGTACACCCGGTCCCCGCCGTTCCCGGCCCGTTCGGCCCGCAGCTTGCCGCTGGTGTCGGGGGTGCCGGTGGCGAAGCCGCTGGCGTCGGTGGCGTCCCCGCCGGTCACGCCGGTCAGGGCGAACGCGTTCGGGCCGAGGACGCCGTCGCGCAGGTCCACGGTCACGGTGACGTCGACCAGTTCGTGGTTCGGCGGCCACAGGACCGGCCGGTCCACCGCGCAG is part of the Micromonospora olivasterospora genome and encodes:
- a CDS encoding acetoacetate decarboxylase family protein, producing MTELVAPQLVVNSRMIYFGWVPADPDAVAALVPEGLEPAPNRQVFMNQYVVDDAGQTSGFGAYSLTYIGPDLSGVDAPDGVTPGRWWTHYFNSSPVVREYALARGVPATVGTTTIEVRGHRLVATTEADGVPVIRTTARVGRTGDAVNRGQLRYLTRLDGRLLSGNYPFVAEPVDPFEVESLEFLAPDHPVYALRPAAPLQVAWGFYSPRSSFAYPGGESVLD
- a CDS encoding PadR family transcriptional regulator, coding for MSVPMTLLGLLEREPSHGYDLKRDYDTFFSRGKPLPFGQVYATLGRLARDGKIVIGEVEPGVGPERKRYVITDRGATEVESWLTEPVEAEPNLQTVLFTKVVLALMLGRPAEEYLDRQRAAHLRRMKELTDIRRGGDLVDAMLADHGLFHLEADLHWIDTTVARLDALRTVVRR
- a CDS encoding AAA family ATPase yields the protein MSAPSRILVDGVHGAGKSTLAARLAERLGVPWYPVDDLLWQPGWVEVPVAQQRSRIEEICRRDRWILDGTYHGWRDVPLARADLVIGLDYPRWCSFRRLLRRTLRRLATGEEICNGNRESLGSVLSRDSILVWHVTAFGRARRRMRAWQRDPSGPPVLLFDSPEALDRWLAGPHGW